One Mangrovimonas cancribranchiae DNA segment encodes these proteins:
- a CDS encoding DUF2061 domain-containing protein, which translates to MADVSYKRHIAKTITWRIVGTLDTIILSWIITGNPLAGLKIGLAEVTTKTVLYYLHERVWYKINLSKDGVLLESRKRHIAKTITWRLVGTIDTMTLAWIISGDPLSALKIGFAEIITKMVLYYLHERIWYKIDFGLSERKNEDV; encoded by the coding sequence ATGGCAGACGTTTCCTATAAACGACATATTGCAAAAACTATTACCTGGCGGATTGTTGGTACTTTAGATACCATTATTCTATCTTGGATAATTACTGGAAATCCACTAGCTGGCTTAAAAATAGGCCTAGCTGAAGTTACCACAAAAACAGTTTTATATTATCTTCATGAACGTGTTTGGTATAAAATAAACCTATCAAAAGATGGTGTTTTACTAGAGAGTAGAAAACGTCATATAGCCAAAACCATAACTTGGCGATTGGTAGGAACAATTGATACGATGACATTGGCTTGGATTATTTCTGGAGACCCTTTGTCTGCACTAAAAATAGGATTTGCAGAGATTATTACAAAAATGGTTTTATATTACCTACATGAGCGTATTTGGTATAAAATAGACTTTGGACTGTCAGAAAGAAAAAACGAAGACGTATGA
- the cysQ gene encoding 3'(2'),5'-bisphosphate nucleotidase CysQ, whose amino-acid sequence MDNKSLQTAIKASLQAGKVIMQVYDTAFDVEIKDDKSPLTEADKRANDVINSFLIPTEIPIISEENKQTDYAVRKTWETCWVVDPVDGTKEFIKRNGEFTVNIALIKNGKPILGVIYVPAVKTIYFADVEKNEAFKANLESHDVTVETILDLVEPLQPKQNNTNKVAVVGSRSHMNQDTLDFVESLKAEGKEVEIVSKGSSLKFCLVAEGNADVYPRYAPTMEWDTAAGQAICNAVGLEVISKETNQPLQYNKENLLNSYFLVSQ is encoded by the coding sequence ATGGATAATAAAAGCCTACAAACAGCAATAAAAGCCTCATTACAAGCAGGAAAGGTTATCATGCAAGTGTATGACACCGCTTTTGATGTAGAAATAAAAGACGATAAATCGCCATTAACAGAGGCCGATAAACGCGCTAATGATGTTATTAATTCGTTCTTGATTCCAACAGAAATACCCATTATTTCTGAAGAGAATAAACAAACAGATTACGCTGTTAGAAAAACTTGGGAAACCTGCTGGGTAGTAGATCCCGTAGATGGTACCAAAGAATTTATAAAAAGAAATGGCGAGTTTACAGTAAATATCGCATTAATTAAAAACGGTAAACCAATTTTAGGTGTTATTTATGTGCCTGCCGTAAAAACCATCTATTTTGCTGATGTAGAAAAAAACGAAGCGTTTAAGGCAAATTTAGAGTCACATGATGTTACTGTTGAAACTATATTGGATTTAGTAGAACCCTTACAACCCAAACAAAACAATACCAATAAAGTAGCAGTTGTTGGCAGTCGTTCGCATATGAATCAAGACACCTTAGATTTTGTAGAAAGCTTAAAGGCAGAGGGTAAAGAGGTTGAGATAGTCTCTAAAGGAAGTTCTTTAAAGTTTTGTTTAGTAGCCGAAGGCAATGCCGATGTTTACCCACGTTATGCACCAACTATGGAGTGGGATACTGCTGCGGGACAAGCTATTTGCAATGCTGTAGGCCTAGAAGTCATTTCAAAAGAAACCAATCAACCCCTTCAATACAATAAAGAGAATTTACTAAACAGTTACTTTTTAGTAAGTCAATAA